In Oscillatoria acuminata PCC 6304, a single window of DNA contains:
- a CDS encoding response regulator gives MNDKLVLVVDDEITVREVVQICLEDLGGWRVLLAPSAQEGLKLAATEQPDAIVLDISMPGMDGFAFLDRLKKNPQSQSIPVVLLTAKALWFTPHQLQQLEVAGAISKPFNSLTLSQMIATMLGWE, from the coding sequence ATGAATGATAAACTCGTCTTAGTAGTTGATGATGAAATAACGGTTCGAGAAGTGGTGCAAATTTGCTTAGAAGACCTCGGGGGATGGCGAGTGTTATTAGCGCCATCTGCTCAAGAGGGGTTAAAGCTGGCGGCCACAGAGCAACCGGATGCGATCGTTCTGGATATTTCCATGCCGGGAATGGATGGCTTTGCCTTTCTCGATCGCCTCAAAAAAAACCCCCAGTCCCAGTCCATTCCGGTCGTTTTATTGACCGCCAAAGCCCTATGGTTTACACCCCATCAGCTTCAACAGTTGGAAGTCGCCGGTGCTATTTCTAAACCCTTCAATTCCCTCACCCTATCGCAAATGATCGCCACCATGCTAGGCTGGGAATAG
- a CDS encoding PAS domain S-box protein gives MITLSDISLTQKLYESSNSEVYRGYVQASGQPVILKMLKNAYSNPERLGWFWREYEVTRSLNLSGIPRVCGFSNDGNSPFFLLEDVGAESLSRLKIAGNLDLRDFLQLAIDITDILSQIHEQNIIHKDINPSNIVLNPQTRTVKIIDFGISAVLSQENPSFPNANHLEGTLAYMSPEQTGRMNRCIDYRTDFYSLGVTFYHLLSGTLPFQSEDPMEWVHSHIAKPPISLQTIKPQIPATLSNLIAKLMAKNADERYQSGWGLKADLEECLRQLQTENTISRLNLGQQDRSDRFQLPQQLYGREAEIQTLLKAFDRIAEGKRELIFVAGYAGVGKSILVRELYKPVAAKRGNFIAGKFDQYQKNIPYLGLIQALNEFCNFILGETEAVFHEWRSRILAALGNTGQVLIEMIPNLENIIGPQPPVADLGGQEAQNRLHWVVQNFLKALCDRQHPLVIFLDDLQWSDRASLSLLEAILSDRDLQFLLVIGAYRDHEVDDTHPLMMTKAHLQPEFPNLITIALENLTASDVANLMAATLHSPQSLVQPLADLVYEKTLGNAFFTLEFLNTLYQEGLIYFSGDCQNWDWNLAQIQAQEITDNVVDLMARQLVKLSLETQTLLQLAACIGSPFDLETLSRIARSQPEVVFSQLFATLQSGFVIPLTENYKLLRLLPEIDRGKIQFKFLHDRVQQAAYSLIPEAQRPERHLEIGRLLQDSIIPQGCSPHDPSTGLADDLLIMVNHLNQGSELMTEESEKIDLAYLNLWAGKKAKLASAYSLATEYLNCGLRLLPSQSWQTHYDLTLQLHLEAVEAEYLITHYPEVEALAAVVLNQGRTLLERVKVYQILIQLYSAINHLQQAVDTSLRVLEMLGVSLAELAPIQWDIAELSRLPLMEEPDKLAAMQILMSVWGTAIIVTPEWVPRMALTMVKLSLEYGNSPRAAFAYAYYGFNLCRAGEIEQGYQLGQFALELLDQFESAESRCKVYHIFNGFIRHWKEPLPEAIAGLRTTVRLGLETGDIEYTCYATMQYSCYSLLSGEPLEKVIKKHQDSLQIIEKHQQNIQWYYTKIWLQLALNLRINNREVGRLNGEAFDDHQDLQTLTQNKSDTSLFCFHLAQGMLSYYLKEDQKAVESLTIAAQYEAAIASLMPLGQLPFYDSLARLALYPSVEESQQQDFLQRVELNQMRLQDWAKSGPMTYQHKYDLVAAEKARILGQNWQAAELYERAIVGARDHHFLQEAALAYELAGEFYLHREMLQIAELYIQKADALYQQWQGGAKVQQLSAQYPQWLDKPQKQMGSENASETLSETIQSTSSKPEVVLDLVSVLKSSAALTREIEIEKLLGALMKILIENAGAQKGYLIGEENGEWMVQAAIDENLVTTQPGIPLNAVGDGTGEGDLLSGAIVRYVLRTRETVALNNATSEGPFRGDRYIRAQQPKSILCMPILDRTKLSGIIYLENNLISGAFPSDRLEVLKFLSVQAAISLENAKLYTSLRQSESKFNQFLEALPIGISAIDPSGKFHYRNQAGKQLLGEIAPDISLEELSTFYQIYLAGSSRLYPQEQLPGIRALQGEAVMAEDLEILREGERIPLQVYSTPIFDETGQVIYAINAFTDISDRKQAEQLRADYNHTLEVQVAERTEALRESEERFRNAFESAAVGMCLVARNGQLLNVNSAVCQMLGYSKSELLALTIQDITYPEDRESDWSHLEELVQGEISYYHLEKRYQHKNGKIIWGLLSVSLVRDQDNQPLYTIKQIQNITLRKNLELNLQEKTEEIDRFFTMSLDLLCIGDLDGYYRRASLGWERTLGYSIAELEGRLFKIFDLVHPDDVELTLNAMADLNNGREVINVINRYRHKNGSYRWLEWRSMPAGDLIYATARDITESRAAQEKLRHSEANLAKAQEIAHIGSWEFDLVNQSTLWSDELYRIYGLEPSPTSPSLEPIYPRIHPETPGLEQREIQDKLRCAEPWELNQQVQRPSGEIREIEVRGEPVFDREGRLVKWVGTVHDITDRQQIEAKLRQSEAALREAQRIAHIGSWERDLNTDQLTASEEWFQMFGVDPAYPESAYQEHFNAIHPEDRVQLQQNLNRAIVDGRSYQMDLRIMAGDRILRYLEARGEAVRDEKGAVIHLRGTVLDITERKRTVLALSESEERFRTAFDYAGIGMAIVGLDGQWLKVNRAVCEIIGYSESELLTLDFQTITHPEDLDLDLNYAAQLLRGEIGSYQLEKRYIHKQGHSIRVLLTGSLVRTAEGEPLHFIAQIQDVTLQKQAEQILRSQMQREQVLSQFVQSIRNSLELTTISFSAAHESGRLLGADMVKILQYFPEEALWRNVAEYRPFDTLPSTLDLDIPDVKNPVTDGIKRLQPVALAGWEPHPDDPQVELIGSFAGHWLILPLQMGTGVWGALCLARNLSESPWDSTEMELLLAIANQLAIALNQAELYQQVEKAREAADKANQAKSAFLANMSHELRSPLNAILGFAQLLLSNPSLSQEAKENVAIIHRSGEHLLTLINDILDLAKIESGRTTIVETNFNLSHLLDDLQSMFRLKAQSKGLGFVVERSPEVPEYIRTDEIKLRQVLINLLGNAIKFTQRGQIYVAMRGITPEGRSSLSVPDTLEPQTLNLLCEVSDTGPGIAQEELDHLFQAFVQTSTGLEAREGTGLGLSISRKFVELMGGSIEVRSQIGEGSTFSFEIPVKVAGEIESKPIPLQRRAIALEPNQPQYRILIADDRPDNRTFVIKCLQPLGFDLLESSNGQETIALWEEWEPHLIFMDLRMPVMDGYEATQQIKGSIKGQGTAIVALTASYLNQENALSLSSGFDGFIRKPFRDTELFDCLSEQLGVRFVYEDPKADAKPTLTVPPVPLMESDWRDVPLDWLNSFDLATKSCDVELMIALLDEICDRHESFANTLMNWTQNFEFEQISTLIKSVLD, from the coding sequence ATGATTACCCTTTCCGACATTTCTTTAACCCAAAAACTTTACGAAAGTAGTAATTCTGAAGTCTATCGCGGGTATGTGCAAGCATCGGGACAACCCGTAATTTTGAAAATGCTCAAGAATGCCTATTCCAATCCAGAACGGTTGGGGTGGTTTTGGCGCGAATATGAAGTGACGCGATCGCTGAATTTATCGGGAATCCCGCGAGTCTGTGGGTTCAGCAACGATGGAAATAGTCCCTTTTTCCTGTTAGAGGATGTAGGGGCCGAATCCTTAAGTCGGTTAAAAATTGCGGGAAACTTGGACCTGAGAGATTTTTTACAATTAGCCATTGATATCACGGATATTCTCTCACAAATTCACGAGCAAAATATCATTCATAAAGATATTAACCCCAGTAACATTGTCCTCAATCCCCAGACTAGAACAGTCAAAATTATTGATTTTGGGATTTCAGCCGTGTTATCCCAGGAAAATCCCAGTTTCCCAAATGCGAATCATCTCGAAGGCACTTTAGCCTATATGTCCCCGGAACAAACCGGGCGGATGAATCGCTGCATTGACTATCGCACAGATTTTTATTCCCTGGGGGTGACCTTTTATCACCTCTTAAGCGGCACCTTACCCTTCCAGAGTGAGGACCCGATGGAATGGGTTCATAGTCATATCGCCAAACCGCCGATTTCTCTCCAGACGATTAAACCCCAAATTCCAGCCACCCTGTCTAACTTAATTGCCAAATTAATGGCTAAAAATGCTGACGAACGTTATCAATCGGGATGGGGATTGAAGGCGGATTTAGAAGAATGTTTGCGCCAACTTCAGACCGAAAACACCATCAGCCGCTTAAATCTGGGACAGCAGGACCGTTCGGACCGATTTCAATTACCCCAACAGTTGTATGGACGCGAGGCTGAAATTCAGACCTTATTGAAAGCCTTCGATCGCATCGCTGAGGGGAAGCGGGAACTGATTTTTGTGGCGGGATATGCCGGGGTCGGTAAATCCATTTTAGTGCGAGAACTGTATAAACCCGTTGCGGCTAAACGGGGTAACTTTATTGCTGGAAAATTTGACCAATACCAAAAAAATATTCCTTATTTAGGGCTGATTCAAGCCTTAAATGAGTTTTGTAATTTTATCTTAGGAGAAACAGAAGCGGTCTTTCATGAATGGCGCAGCCGCATTTTAGCCGCCCTCGGGAATACTGGGCAGGTTTTAATCGAGATGATTCCGAATTTAGAAAACATTATCGGACCTCAACCTCCCGTGGCGGATTTAGGGGGACAAGAAGCCCAAAATCGCCTGCATTGGGTGGTTCAAAACTTTTTAAAAGCCCTGTGCGATCGCCAACATCCTCTGGTAATTTTTCTCGATGACCTCCAATGGTCAGATCGGGCCTCCTTAAGCCTGTTGGAAGCGATTTTGAGCGATCGCGATTTACAATTTTTATTGGTGATTGGGGCCTATCGCGATCATGAAGTCGATGACACCCATCCCCTAATGATGACCAAGGCACACCTACAACCCGAATTCCCCAACCTGATCACGATCGCCCTGGAGAATCTGACGGCTTCTGATGTTGCTAACTTAATGGCAGCCACCCTGCATTCCCCTCAATCCTTGGTGCAACCCTTAGCCGATTTAGTCTATGAAAAAACCCTGGGTAATGCCTTTTTTACCCTGGAATTTTTGAATACCCTGTATCAGGAAGGGTTGATTTATTTCAGTGGCGACTGCCAAAATTGGGACTGGAATTTGGCCCAAATTCAAGCCCAAGAAATCACGGATAATGTTGTAGATTTAATGGCGCGGCAACTGGTCAAATTGAGCCTCGAAACCCAAACCCTATTACAACTTGCTGCTTGTATTGGCAGTCCTTTTGATTTGGAGACCCTAAGCCGAATTGCGCGATCGCAACCCGAGGTGGTATTCAGTCAGTTATTTGCCACCTTGCAAAGTGGATTCGTGATTCCCTTAACTGAAAATTACAAACTGTTGCGCTTACTGCCCGAGATTGACCGGGGAAAAATTCAGTTTAAATTTTTGCATGACCGGGTTCAACAAGCCGCCTACTCTTTAATTCCCGAAGCCCAACGGCCTGAGAGACACTTAGAAATTGGCCGCTTGCTGCAAGATAGCATCATTCCCCAGGGATGCTCTCCCCATGACCCCTCAACGGGTCTGGCGGATGATCTATTGATTATGGTTAATCATCTCAATCAAGGGAGTGAGTTGATGACCGAAGAATCGGAGAAAATAGACCTGGCATACCTAAATTTATGGGCCGGTAAAAAAGCGAAATTAGCTAGTGCTTATAGTCTGGCTACGGAGTATTTAAACTGCGGTTTGCGTCTCTTACCCTCTCAGAGTTGGCAGACCCATTATGACCTGACCCTCCAACTTCATTTAGAAGCCGTAGAAGCGGAATATTTAATCACCCATTATCCGGAAGTTGAAGCCCTAGCAGCGGTGGTCCTCAACCAGGGCCGAACCCTTTTAGAACGGGTCAAGGTTTATCAAATCCTGATTCAACTCTATAGTGCCATCAACCACCTTCAACAAGCTGTTGATACCAGTTTAAGGGTTTTGGAAATGTTGGGGGTCTCCCTGGCTGAATTAGCCCCGATTCAGTGGGATATTGCAGAATTATCCCGTCTTCCCTTGATGGAGGAACCGGATAAATTAGCGGCGATGCAGATTTTAATGAGCGTCTGGGGGACGGCGATCATTGTGACGCCGGAATGGGTCCCCAGAATGGCCTTGACAATGGTCAAGCTCTCCCTGGAATATGGAAATTCGCCCCGGGCGGCTTTTGCTTATGCCTATTATGGGTTTAATCTTTGTCGGGCCGGAGAAATAGAACAAGGGTATCAGTTAGGACAATTTGCGTTAGAATTGTTAGACCAGTTCGAGAGTGCAGAAAGTCGATGTAAAGTCTATCATATTTTTAATGGATTTATCCGACATTGGAAAGAACCCCTCCCGGAGGCGATCGCGGGTTTAAGGACGACCGTGCGTTTGGGGTTGGAAACTGGAGATATAGAATATACTTGTTACGCAACCATGCAATATAGTTGTTATTCCTTGCTGAGTGGAGAACCGTTAGAAAAGGTCATCAAAAAACACCAAGACTCTTTGCAAATTATTGAAAAACACCAGCAGAATATTCAATGGTACTATACCAAAATTTGGTTGCAGTTGGCGTTAAATCTTCGGATAAATAATAGGGAAGTCGGGCGGTTAAATGGGGAAGCGTTTGATGATCATCAAGACTTGCAAACTTTAACTCAAAATAAGAGTGATACCTCTTTATTTTGCTTCCATCTAGCCCAAGGGATGCTCAGTTATTATTTAAAAGAGGACCAAAAAGCGGTGGAGAGCCTGACGATCGCCGCCCAGTATGAAGCTGCGATCGCCTCCTTGATGCCCTTGGGTCAACTGCCCTTTTATGATTCCCTAGCCCGATTAGCATTATATCCCTCTGTGGAAGAGTCTCAGCAACAGGATTTCCTTCAACGAGTGGAACTCAATCAAATGCGCCTGCAAGACTGGGCGAAGTCTGGGCCCATGACCTATCAACATAAATATGATTTAGTCGCCGCTGAAAAAGCCCGGATTTTAGGTCAGAATTGGCAAGCGGCAGAATTATATGAGCGGGCCATTGTTGGGGCTAGAGATCATCATTTTCTCCAAGAAGCAGCCTTAGCTTATGAGTTGGCGGGGGAGTTTTATCTTCACCGAGAAATGCTCCAAATTGCGGAACTGTACATCCAAAAAGCTGATGCCCTCTATCAACAATGGCAAGGGGGAGCAAAAGTTCAACAATTAAGCGCCCAATATCCCCAGTGGTTGGACAAACCCCAAAAGCAAATGGGGTCAGAGAATGCCAGTGAAACTCTGTCAGAAACCATTCAGTCAACCAGCAGTAAACCGGAAGTGGTGCTGGATTTAGTGAGTGTTTTAAAATCCTCAGCAGCCCTGACACGGGAAATAGAAATCGAAAAGCTGCTGGGGGCATTAATGAAAATTCTGATTGAAAATGCCGGGGCGCAAAAAGGCTATTTAATTGGAGAAGAAAATGGGGAATGGATGGTTCAAGCTGCCATTGATGAAAATCTGGTGACGACTCAACCGGGAATCCCGTTAAATGCTGTAGGAGATGGAACCGGGGAGGGTGATTTGCTCTCCGGGGCGATCGTCCGCTATGTGCTCCGGACTCGGGAGACTGTGGCCCTGAACAATGCTACATCAGAAGGACCCTTTCGAGGCGATCGCTATATTCGGGCCCAGCAGCCGAAATCTATCCTCTGTATGCCCATTTTAGACCGGACTAAACTAAGTGGGATTATCTATTTAGAAAATAATCTTATTTCTGGAGCCTTTCCCAGCGATCGCCTGGAAGTTTTAAAATTTTTATCTGTCCAGGCAGCAATCTCTTTAGAAAATGCCAAACTCTATACTTCCTTGCGCCAAAGTGAAAGCAAATTCAACCAATTTTTAGAAGCCCTCCCCATTGGAATTTCTGCCATAGATCCTAGCGGAAAATTTCACTACAGGAATCAGGCGGGAAAGCAACTGCTAGGAGAAATTGCCCCTGACATCTCCCTAGAAGAACTCTCTACCTTTTATCAGATTTATCTCGCCGGTAGCAGTCGCCTTTATCCTCAAGAACAACTCCCAGGCATCCGGGCGCTCCAAGGGGAAGCGGTGATGGCTGAAGATTTAGAAATTCTCCGGGAAGGGGAAAGGATTCCGCTTCAGGTGTATTCTACGCCAATTTTTGATGAAACTGGACAGGTTATTTATGCGATTAATGCTTTTACAGATATCAGCGATCGCAAACAAGCCGAACAACTCAGAGCCGACTACAACCACACCTTAGAGGTGCAAGTAGCCGAACGCACCGAGGCATTACGCGAAAGCGAAGAACGGTTTAGAAATGCCTTTGAAAGTGCAGCAGTGGGAATGTGTTTAGTGGCTCGGAATGGGCAGCTATTAAATGTCAATAGTGCTGTTTGCCAGATGTTAGGATATTCTAAATCAGAATTATTAGCCCTGACTATTCAAGATATTACCTATCCCGAGGACCGGGAAAGTGACTGGAGTCATCTTGAGGAACTGGTGCAAGGGGAAATTTCTTATTACCATCTGGAAAAACGCTACCAGCATAAAAATGGAAAAATTATCTGGGGGTTATTGAGCGTTTCTCTGGTGCGCGACCAGGACAACCAGCCCCTCTATACGATCAAGCAAATTCAAAATATTACCCTGAGAAAAAACCTGGAACTAAACCTCCAGGAAAAAACTGAAGAAATCGATCGCTTCTTTACGATGTCCTTGGATTTACTCTGCATTGGTGACCTCGATGGGTACTACCGCAGGGCGAGTTTGGGCTGGGAAAGAACCCTCGGATACAGTATTGCGGAACTAGAAGGACGGCTGTTTAAAATTTTCGATTTGGTCCATCCCGATGATGTTGAGTTGACACTCAACGCCATGGCAGATTTGAACAATGGCAGAGAGGTGATCAATGTGATTAATCGCTATCGCCATAAAAATGGCTCTTATCGGTGGTTAGAATGGCGTTCCATGCCCGCAGGTGACCTGATTTATGCAACCGCTAGAGATATCACGGAATCCAGAGCAGCCCAAGAGAAACTCCGCCATAGCGAAGCTAATTTAGCAAAAGCTCAGGAGATTGCTCATATTGGCAGTTGGGAATTTGACCTTGTGAATCAAAGCACCCTGTGGTCCGACGAACTCTATCGGATTTATGGATTAGAACCCAGTCCAACCTCCCCCTCTTTAGAACCCATTTACCCCCGGATTCATCCCGAGACTCCCGGGTTAGAACAGCGGGAAATTCAAGACAAATTGAGGTGCGCTGAACCCTGGGAACTCAACCAGCAGGTTCAGCGCCCGAGTGGGGAAATTCGGGAGATAGAAGTGCGCGGCGAACCCGTTTTTGATCGGGAGGGAAGATTGGTAAAGTGGGTGGGCACTGTCCATGATATTACCGATCGCCAACAAATTGAAGCCAAACTCCGCCAGAGTGAGGCGGCATTACGAGAAGCGCAACGGATCGCCCATATTGGCAGTTGGGAACGGGACCTGAATACCGACCAACTCACCGCATCGGAGGAATGGTTCCAGATGTTTGGGGTTGATCCTGCCTACCCGGAATCCGCCTATCAGGAGCATTTTAATGCGATTCATCCCGAGGATCGAGTCCAACTGCAACAGAATCTGAATCGGGCCATAGTTGACGGCAGGTCCTATCAAATGGACCTGCGGATTATGGCAGGCGATCGCATCCTTCGATACTTAGAAGCGCGAGGGGAAGCGGTTCGAGACGAGAAAGGAGCGGTGATCCATCTGCGGGGAACAGTCCTAGATATTACGGAACGCAAGCGCACGGTCCTGGCCCTGAGTGAAAGTGAAGAACGATTTCGCACCGCCTTTGACTATGCCGGGATTGGCATGGCGATCGTTGGACTCGATGGCCAATGGTTGAAAGTGAACCGGGCCGTCTGCGAGATTATCGGCTATTCCGAGAGTGAACTGTTAACCCTCGATTTTCAAACCATTACCCATCCCGAGGATTTAGACCTTGACCTCAACTATGCCGCCCAACTGCTGCGGGGTGAAATCGGTTCTTATCAATTAGAAAAACGTTACATTCACAAACAGGGGCATTCTATCAGGGTACTGTTGACGGGTTCGTTGGTTCGCACCGCAGAGGGGGAACCGTTACACTTTATCGCCCAAATCCAGGATGTGACACTTCAGAAGCAGGCGGAACAAATCCTGCGATCGCAGATGCAACGCGAGCAGGTTTTGAGCCAATTTGTCCAAAGTATTCGCAATTCTTTGGAGTTGACCACGATCTCATTTAGTGCCGCCCATGAAAGCGGACGGCTGTTAGGGGCGGACATGGTAAAAATTCTGCAATATTTCCCCGAGGAAGCGTTGTGGCGGAATGTGGCGGAATATCGTCCCTTTGATACCCTCCCCAGTACCCTGGACCTGGATATTCCCGATGTAAAGAACCCAGTTACTGACGGAATTAAGCGCTTACAACCTGTGGCTTTAGCGGGTTGGGAACCCCATCCTGATGATCCCCAGGTGGAGTTGATTGGCAGCTTTGCCGGTCATTGGTTGATTTTACCATTACAAATGGGGACCGGGGTTTGGGGAGCCTTATGTTTGGCCCGGAATTTAAGTGAATCCCCTTGGGATAGTACGGAAATGGAACTGCTCCTCGCCATTGCCAATCAACTGGCGATCGCCCTCAACCAAGCGGAACTCTACCAACAGGTGGAAAAAGCCCGAGAAGCTGCTGATAAGGCCAATCAAGCCAAAAGTGCATTCCTGGCGAATATGAGTCATGAATTGCGATCGCCCCTTAATGCTATTCTTGGGTTTGCCCAATTGCTCCTGTCCAATCCCTCTTTATCCCAGGAGGCCAAAGAAAATGTCGCGATTATTCATCGCAGTGGAGAGCATTTGCTCACGTTAATTAATGATATTTTAGATTTGGCAAAAATTGAGTCGGGAAGGACTACAATTGTAGAAACTAATTTTAATCTTTCTCACCTCCTGGATGATTTACAATCCATGTTTAGGCTCAAGGCCCAGAGCAAAGGTTTGGGCTTTGTTGTAGAACGGTCCCCGGAGGTCCCGGAATATATCCGCACGGATGAAATTAAATTGCGGCAAGTGCTGATTAATTTGCTCGGGAATGCGATTAAATTTACTCAAAGGGGTCAGATCTATGTCGCCATGCGGGGGATAACCCCGGAAGGGCGTTCGAGTCTCTCAGTCCCCGATACCCTGGAGCCTCAAACTTTGAACCTCCTGTGTGAAGTATCGGATACTGGACCGGGAATCGCCCAGGAGGAGTTAGACCATCTGTTTCAAGCCTTTGTTCAAACCAGCACGGGACTAGAAGCCCGAGAGGGAACCGGCCTAGGATTGTCGATTTCTCGCAAGTTTGTGGAGTTGATGGGCGGATCCATTGAGGTGCGATCGCAGATT